A window of the Hordeum vulgare subsp. vulgare chromosome 5H, MorexV3_pseudomolecules_assembly, whole genome shotgun sequence genome harbors these coding sequences:
- the LOC123399565 gene encoding uncharacterized protein LOC123399565, giving the protein MTTTKLVLLGLVLLVLCSGVISKDRIDEGSYFPHSCDIHVASKSCPSKDECLKLCKQTYHSGKVYGECARDGCHCIVCVLSAGN; this is encoded by the exons ATGACGACTACCAAGCTGGTGCTCCTAGGCCTCGTCCTTTTGGTGCTTTGTTCAG GTGTTATTTCAAAGGACAGAATAGACGAGGGATCATATTTCCCCCACAGTTGCGATATACATGTTGCCTCCAAGTCATGTCCATCCAAAGATGAATGTCTGAAACTATGCAAACAAACGTACCACTCCggcaaggtctatggtgaatgtGCTCGTGATGGATGCCACTGCATAGTCTGTGTGTTATCTGCAGGAAACTAA